The Arachis duranensis cultivar V14167 chromosome 9, aradu.V14167.gnm2.J7QH, whole genome shotgun sequence genomic sequence aAGGTTTGGAACCCCggaattcaatctagaaatcaatactcttggggccttgtcacttgctttaacttacttgaaggctttctgcacctagtttgggatcccagaggctactggaattccaaacactggtggagattcctggatcagtacaagcacaagccaccataacaaggagctcaccagaatgtccaacttaaggactttaactaaaagtgctaggtgagaGACAAcacaccatggtatgatcgttctctttttagttttaattttagtctgttttcaaatttttattgaacttgaaatttttgcatgacattcattgcattttgcatttctgcatactgcataaaaaaattgcACCTGACGCGACAGCGTTgtcgacgcgtctgcgtcataggtgtgttgggaagaaaacaaatcgaacagagagtcacgcaagAGTGTAGCTGGAGGCATGCCTGTGGCACAAATCGCCCCACACGAACGCGTCGCCTCCGTGTCACATGTGAAacatgcctcccacgcgtccgcgtcacccacgtggCCGCATGACCTGCTAATCGACGTAAAAAGAGTGCATAGCCGAAAGTTATGCTGGAGTGGTGCGGGATTAGTGCTAGACGCACAATCCCTACCATGCGAACGTGTGCCCCACGCATGCGATCGCATCACCCATATTTtggcaaaataagatttttgaacagagagttgtgcgggcgtcaggctgccctcgcgccagtcgCATAAAacgagtcacgcgtccgcgtgaccgatgCGACCGCGTTGATTAACTTAAAGCACAAGTCGCGCGAATGCATcccccacgcatccgcgtcgctTGCGTCGCACAGCTTATCCTGATCCGCgccaaaattttatcttttctcccccaatcctaatttttccttaCCTCTTTCTTACTTACccccttcttcctttctttcatttctcattcttcttttctttcattttatttaatttattttcatactttcattcattgcattattttcattggtgttagaaatttatttgggtcattattttctatatttttgtgaattgtttgacaattatataacttttaagaaaaaaaaggctgcctgcatgttcaatttaatactttcaataacttatttaccatgcatgctatgtttttgtgaaaaagcccgtatggcatcatgcacttttctacattattctattctactattcaatgcttgcttttcacaaattccctttactattttattaattaaatataattgtcaataccaacgttattgttagtttctcatgACTAATAGTACATTatggcttttaatgcttgatttgtgctactcatgcctttgccagcatgccaataaacatcttgcatttaaattgcctcaatttatcatgcccTGTTTCTATTGTtgtcctaatttcatggagtcgcgaccatgtgttaatgacattcttctttattttagcatgaTTCTTACTAATACTGCCCTCTCCCTTGCTCTacccctttgacttcatgtccctctctcttcttcctttttcaggctggccaccggGAAGAGTAAAGAGAAAGACTCTACAACGAGCATCGGCTGAGAAACGACAACCCccgccacctgcacatctttgcatgcaccgaggatggtgcaatctttaagtgtggggaggtcgataccgatctccacgagtcagttagtcccttctcaacaccaatttttgttttttattgttgcatttgcatgtttgattgcatatctatttgattttgtgcatattttaccacttggttaaagtaatattttctttttcaagaaatttttatagtatttcactaatttgaataaaactttttgaaaaacttgtttgaagaaatcttattttggaacatggtttaaagcttgaacacacaaaatcagtgagattttgagcctatttgattgtttgcattttatcaaccaatatattttatttttgtgtgtttttctctctaatattgtgatctttgtcttgcttaaatctatatttccattagttgatgtatgcatgcacttatatgattgaggcattgtttcactaagcttacatacccatatggccttacccttccattatcctttgcaaaccaatttgagcctattttacccatttgttctttactttagctcattactaactctaagcggaaaacaataatgtctttaatttgaatccttagttagcttagactagtaaaagtgcccataacttaagtgtggggaaagtgggtttggaaacgtttggtttgagaattgagtatgttagactttgtgtgaaaatgtggaaaatgttaagaacatgtttatgcattcaaactttaatcatatgcattgagaagaaaaaaaaggcaaaTAATAAAGGGGataaaaatgccccaaagtaagtgttggtatcaatgcatatgtattgTGCAcaaatttaggatgcatgaatatgtggaaaatatagttaatgggaagttagatttcgtattttaattaaatggattgtcttaagttaggtggaaattttatgttaattaaggattcaaattttagtccacttggccaaatacaatcctacattgaccctaaccccattacaacccttaaaagacctcttgatttgtgtattggtgcattaattttttgttgattgttagatgaagagacAGCtatagaaagcatgattagggaagagtagagtgattgaccctagacacttgagagattagagtgatatacactacgagtgagggttcagtgcttaattctatgttccctgctttcatgaggtATCTTCctcttgcaagttatttatatttttagtctCCTTCAGTTtaacatgaggacatgctaatgtttaagtgtggagaggttgataaaccactattttatggtttatattgtatttaattgagtgattttatcaAGCTGTTCACCCGcttattcataggatttgcatgattttacaattccttcgtagtttagttctatgattaaaaacatgcttctttggtcttaatttagctaatcttaatcttctcttattaccattcgatgccttgatctgtgtgttaagtgtttcaggcttcatagggtaggaatggcttagagaatgaagaggaagcatgcaaaaatggaaggaatacaaggaattgaggagatgaccagcgagaagtcacgtggtcgcatggctcacgcaaccgcgtgaaatggaagaaatcggagtgacgcgttcgcgtgcctgccgcgaccgcgcggattggaagttgcacgaatgacgcgaatgcgtggacgacgcgcacgcgtggtacgaaaaacgctgagtgatgcgatcgcgtggacgacggGACACAggacgtgcgcgatctgtagaattacaaaagtcgctggcagagattctgggccgcatttcaacccattTTTTGGCCCataaacacagattaaagtcagggaacatgcagagattCAAGGcggctttcataattcataatttttagttttagatgtagtttttagagagagaggttctctcctctctcttaggaatttaggattaggatttttagaaattatgaatattactttttcatcacaggttcaattttctttaatttatgtttctcttctactttggatactctaatacttttatctgtttattatttatgttgcCCATTTGATTCATAAatctttccatgttagatttaaaatttatatttaaatacaattgaggtattttcagatctatgattttcatttagctttttatattcttggctttaattgattaattggtaactcttgagttgtcaaactcgtTGTTGACTGAAttttggaattcttcaagaattaacttgagttccactaactctagtctttcctaaggaaagactaggacttgaggaaccaaacttattccgtccacttaacttaccttcatagttagaggttaacttagttggagaaaaatccaattctcatcacaattgataaggataactgcgataggacttccagttttcatactttgCCAGGAATTtcattagttattaatttattaattcttgcaatctatttctcttgcttaaaaccctttttcaaacccaaacactgtttttccataaccaataataaaatatacctccctgtaattccttgagaagacgacccgaggtttgaatactcggttattaattttaaaagggtttgttacttgtgacatcCAAAATGTTTCTAAGAAGTCccactataacttctaaaccatcaatcttcagtaaGGCGGGCACGTCAGCTCAAGAAGTCCCACTAAGGCGGGCGACTTGAGtgatgaggcgtggcacgccagcacctAAGGAGGCCAAataaagctgggcgtgccacttggtatcgaaggcgtggcacaccaactcAATCATCTCACTTcagcgtgccacttgaacatccaggcgtggcacgccaacctctgGGACCATAGCAAATgaagggcgtggcatgccagtttcatggcgtggcacgctggtagtatTTTCCAGAGGAGGAATCAAAGGGCTAGTGAACTCAGGTGTGCCACTTGGAagatgaggcgtggcacgccagcaagaAGATGAAGCAAATGAGGGCGTAGCACGCCAGTCTCATgccgtggcacgctggtagtattttccagagaggaagaagaggagccaatgaactcaggcgtgccacttggatgaTGAGGCATGGCATGCCAGCAAGAGGGTGAAGCTTTaagaagggcgtggcacgccagaccgtgggcgtgccacgctggtACAAATTTCCAGAAGCATGGAGATAAGGAAGatgaccctgggcgtgccacttggtgtcgaaggcgtggcacgctaggtTACTTAGCCATTTAAAATatcctgggcgtgccactttggttcAAAGGCATGGCATGCCATGGGTTAAATAGAGGACGGCGTGCCCCTTGACTGGAGAGGCATGACATGccaaatcaaaaacaaaaggagcATGACACGCCAAAGAAGTGCCAGTCACACGCCAGCTGGAAGATCACGTTagttgagtttcttttccctctaaattgtaattttcttttcactttgtaattttcttttatttttctagatctaggagtagtataaatacccttggAAGTATTGAAAAAGCAAGTCACAGAGTTTAGTTTTGGGATttcactttttacttttcacacttcatctcttccatcttttgtactttctctctgagctatgagtagctaaattccctctcattgagagaggaagctctattgtacttgatggattaatgatagtgaatttcttcttctcttcatcttctctttgatttgctagaaggaatttcgattTTCATGTTTAGTGTTCAATTAACTTAGAAAtgagattgaatgcaaaatgggtttcatgggaaccttggaaaaggaaacatgaaaccatgctagaaatcccttctcacacttgagtagaatatgggttttggtgtttggatatggtgacatacaatCCTCCATCTACTTGGACCTaagatgatgtgtggtataatcagggaccaagcatatctctcttcatgagcaattagaccaagaaattggctattgatcaagatctgagagattgagacaccaagggattggggctcaatcaatcatgattgccaagaggtcaataagttgcatgattgaagaggatatgagctggatttaatccaaagagacaatatctcctgatctcaatgaattcccccattcttatctctcccattcttttatagctttaCTTATATTCTAAAAAATCCCATTCTCCTTTGCATTCCTGTTATTTCTATTTctgcattttattgctttcttttattcctttgccatttatgtttctgccatttataatCCTGCACTTACAACTTATTCTGttgagcttgactaattcaccaattgattaaaatttctcaaatctaccaatctctgtggatacgatcccactccactgtgggttaatacttgacgataattttggtgcgcttgccaagagCAGATTCATCAATACTATTGGGAAAGGGTAGTGAATTCCACCCATCACCGCTCCATGTCCAACACCACAAAGTTAGTGGGAAAGGAAAAGGGTCCAACcctgacaatcatgtcttcaactACTCTTGATGGTATCTTAATagaaccatcagcaagttgaaggcaCATGCGAGTTGGTTCGACTTCATCAGTCAAACTAAGCTTCTTTATTAGTGAAGCAGGTATTAgtttgatgcttgctccaaggtcacataaagcTGTCCTTGTACAAGCATCACCTAgagtgcatggtatcataaagcttccaaggtctttaagcttctctagtAAGCTGTTCTGAATGATTGTACTGCATTCCTCAATGAGGAGGACTGTTTGTgtctctctccaatccttcttatgacttagaaTGTCCTTCATGAACTTTACATAAGAAGGTATCTGTTCAAGAGCTTCTGCAAAAGGGATCTTTATCTCTAATGTTCTGAGATACTCCGCAAAGCGGGTAAATTGTTTATCCTTTTCCTCTTGACAGAGTTTCTGAGGAAATGGCATCTTAGCCTTGTTCTCATCAACATTGTTTGATGAAGGCCGAACGCCATGTGAGTTGGAAGGGGGATTACTAGCTTGCTTAGGAGGATTGTTATCAACGAATGACTGACCTATCTTGcatgggcgttcaatgcctatGCTGCTGCCCCcttgggcgtttgaacgcccagtctctgccctttcctggcgttcaacgccaagaaggatacccttttgggcatttGAACCCCCAGTCTCTGCACttttctggcattcaacaccaagAGGGATGTCTctctgggcgtttaaatgctcaTAGTCATTTTGTGCAGAGACCCTTGTGTATCCTCAATAGGCTTTTCGTTTTTATTGTACTGAGTTTGGGTGCTTAAGgttttcccactcctcagttggaTAGCCTGGCATTCATCTGTTATCTGCTTAGATAACTGCTGCCTTGTTTAACTCAACTGGGCTTCTACATTTATGTTAGAAGATTGAGTTTCTCGCAGAGCCTCTTGTAGTTCTAGCATTTGTTAGGCAAGGGCTTGTAGTTGCTGAGTCAATGCACCATCCTGCTTTGAAGGGTTAGGTTCAACAACTACTGCCTTAACCTCTCCTTTTATAGAGGCCTCAGGAGatgagtacagatgctgattagTGGCAACTATCTCAATAAGCTCTCAAGCCTCTCCAATGGTCTTTCTCATGTGCATGGAACCACCAGCAGAGTGGTCCAAGGACATCCTAGCCATGTCcgaagcccatagtagaagatgtctaactgtacccattcTGGAAATATTTCAGTGGGACATTTTCTTATCATTCTCCTATACCTCTCCCatgcatcataaagagattcaccaTCCTCCTATACCTCTCCcgggcatcataaagagattcatcataaagaggagagagagaagataagtaattaattaaaaagagatttgaatttaaaataagataagagataagataagagaagatttgaaattaaaattgaaaattagaaaagagataagaaaagataaaataagaaattaaaaagatttgattttaaaatttaaagaaagataagatagaaaagataaggtagaaaagataagaaagataagataaataattttgaaaagattttaaaaacatttttgaatttaaaatttgaaatttgaaaattaaattttaaattttgaaattttgaatttaaaatttgaaatttgaaaattaaattttgaattttgaaattttggaaaagtcaacaagataagatagtgatttgaaaaaaagatttgattttttgaaaaggtttaatttttaaatttgaaataagataagataagattttgaaaaatatatgatttttaaattttgaaaagatttgatttttgaattttaaaattaagataagataagataaagaaatttaaaattcaaatctgaatttttatgaaaatttttgaaaatatagaaaaataatagaaaagatattttttatttttgaaattaatgaggagagagaaaaacaagtaaaagacacaaaacttaaaattttttagatctagcacccttaatttttgaaaatttttggagggaaacacCAAGGgatactaaacttaaaaatttaaagattgaaacaCAAAAAAGACTCAAGTACACTTTGAAGACTAACAAGAACACAGAATAAAACTCAAAGActcaaagaacacaagaacataaaaagaacaccaaacttaaaatttttagaaaatcaaaacacaatttttgaaaattaaaagaaaataaacaagaagacaccaaacttaaaaatttgacacaagatttaaccaaagaaaaattattttgaaaactttttgaaaggaAGATAccaataaaatcaaaaattggtgtatggaataaaaataaaaactcaaaggaacaaaaatttttcaagaacatAAACACAAAGACTCAAACCAAGAACaagaattaaacaaagaaaagaaaaatatttatgaaaaagttttaatttttcgaaaaaaatagagaaagagaaaataaaagtaaaagactCAACAAGAACACAAACAAAGACTCTCAAATAGAAAGCTAAGGATGCTTGAAAATAAACTTTTTggaaaaggttttttttttggaaaaagttttttaaaatttaaaaaaaataagaaataggaaaataaaaattaaaagactcaAATCAAAAAAGAAAGTTATACTCTTGCCAAAAAGCAAAGACAATACCTGATCTAGGGAGCAAGATAATCCGTCTGTTTGTCCAAACTCAGCAATCTCCGataatggtgccaaaaacttggtagcacaAATCCCCACATCTTCGTACTATTGtatcagcaagtgcactaggtcgtccaagtaataccagagcgagtcagggtcgatcccacgaagattgtggtttgaagcaagctatggttatcatgcaagtcttagtcaggcagatcagAAGAAGTcaaatttaacgtgttttaatattgtataaattactttttatattaaatagagTCATTAATAGAAATAGAGAAAAGAGTAATTAGAACTCAGAAGTCGTGTAAACTATGAAAGGAGAACAGTTAAGGGTTAGAGTTGCTTAGTCTTTCTGAATTAATGTTGGTAGTACTATCTTTTCTGCTTTTGAGTGATCTCTTCTATGGTAGGCTGTATGTGATCCATGGCATGGGCCGTGATCATTGATATCCTCTGCTACAAATTGAACACCATTGGccgtggtcatccaatctgacgaAGGGTGAAGAGCTAGTAAGTCATTCTTCTGGCGATACTACTTAAAGCGCCAcaaacaaggtcgaatcttccagatcagagaacgttgcttctttggattctagcctctaccacggagaccctaatctccctggaaatcggctgaactggtgtctcgagaagtccccaatgaaATCGTGGATTaaccgtctaagagatgtataaacatagaTGTTGGCTCGCATTTTCCAGTCACGTATTCACACAAACCCAAGTAGACGTGGTATTTGTCAGGCACGTTCATCTTAATGTGATGAATAGAGCTAATTTGttagatcatcctattcaccacgatgaagattggatatacatcttagaaatagatcaaacacggatcggagaagaaatagtaatacttctattaattcataggactcagcagggtacctcccctcaacctaggaggtttagaaattCATACTGAAAGTAAAAACGTGTATGATGGTAAAGTTGAAGTAAAGGTTTTCAAATAACATgaataaaatcccctaaatactaaacaatgactagtaagggtaaaacaat encodes the following:
- the LOC107465174 gene encoding uncharacterized protein LOC107465174; this translates as MPFPQKLCQEEKDKQFTRFAEYLRTLEIKIPFAEALEQIPSYVKFMKDILSHKKDWRETQTVLLIEECSTIIQNSLLEKLKDLGSFMIPCTLGDACTRTALCDLGASIKLIPASLIKKLSLTDEVEPTRMCLQLADGSIKIPSRVVEDMIVRVGPFSFPTNFVVLDMER